In Pseudomonas rhizosphaerae, one DNA window encodes the following:
- a CDS encoding M16 family metallopeptidase, with protein sequence MSEPITPRRLLAGSTLLVLAGWLATFSAQAADAASAGQPTRGLQSVSELGSTAPSHRRLNIQNWTTAEGAKVLFVEAHELPMFDLRLTFAAGSSQDQNHPGIALLTNAMLNEGVAGKDVSAIAQGFEGLGADFSNGAYRDMAVASLRSLSDTDKRTPALKLFADVVGKPTFPADALVRIKNQLLASFEFQKQNPAKLASNELFTRLYGSHPYAHPSEGDAKSLPGLSIEQLRAFHKRAYAAGNAVIAIVGDLSRSEAEQIAAQVSGALPKGPALAKPAQPAAPEAGVTHIDFPSKQTQMFIAQLGIDRKDPDFAALSMGNQILGGGAFGTRLMSEVREKRGLTYGVYSAFTPMQVRGPFMINLQTRAELGDGTLKLVQDILRDYLKTGPTQEELDNAKREQAGSFPLSNASNASIVAQLGATGFYDMPLTWMEDFLQQSQALTVEQVKTAMNKHLDADKLVIVTAGPKVAQQPLPAPTDKPSEQPLGVPEH encoded by the coding sequence ATGAGTGAGCCCATCACCCCCCGTCGCCTCCTGGCTGGCTCGACCCTTCTGGTGCTCGCCGGCTGGCTGGCTACCTTCAGCGCCCAGGCCGCAGACGCCGCCAGTGCCGGCCAACCCACTCGCGGCCTGCAATCGGTGAGCGAGCTGGGCAGCACTGCACCCAGCCATCGCCGCCTGAACATCCAGAACTGGACAACCGCCGAAGGCGCCAAGGTGTTGTTCGTCGAAGCTCACGAATTGCCGATGTTCGATCTGCGCCTGACTTTCGCCGCTGGCAGCAGCCAGGATCAGAACCACCCTGGCATCGCCCTGCTGACCAACGCCATGCTCAACGAAGGCGTGGCCGGCAAGGACGTCAGCGCCATCGCCCAAGGCTTCGAGGGCCTGGGCGCGGACTTCTCCAACGGTGCCTATCGCGACATGGCCGTGGCCTCGCTGCGCAGCCTCAGTGATACCGACAAGCGCACGCCGGCCCTGAAACTGTTTGCCGATGTCGTCGGCAAGCCGACGTTCCCGGCCGATGCCCTGGTACGTATCAAGAACCAACTGCTTGCCAGCTTCGAATTCCAGAAGCAGAACCCCGCCAAGCTGGCCAGCAACGAGCTGTTCACACGGCTGTATGGCAGCCATCCGTACGCGCATCCCAGCGAAGGCGACGCCAAGAGCCTGCCGGGCCTGAGCATCGAGCAACTGCGCGCTTTCCATAAACGTGCCTATGCCGCTGGCAACGCAGTTATCGCCATCGTCGGCGACCTGTCGCGAAGCGAGGCCGAACAGATCGCCGCCCAGGTCTCCGGCGCCCTGCCCAAGGGTCCTGCCCTGGCCAAGCCAGCGCAGCCCGCGGCGCCCGAGGCCGGTGTGACTCACATCGACTTCCCGTCCAAGCAGACGCAGATGTTCATCGCGCAACTGGGTATCGACCGCAAGGATCCGGATTTCGCCGCGCTGTCCATGGGCAACCAGATCCTTGGAGGTGGCGCATTCGGTACGCGGCTGATGAGCGAAGTCCGCGAAAAACGCGGCCTGACCTACGGCGTCTACTCGGCGTTCACCCCGATGCAGGTCCGCGGACCGTTCATGATCAACCTGCAGACCCGCGCCGAGCTCGGCGACGGTACCTTGAAGCTGGTGCAGGACATCCTGCGCGACTACCTCAAGACCGGCCCTACTCAGGAAGAACTGGACAACGCCAAGCGTGAGCAGGCCGGCAGCTTCCCGCTGTCCAATGCCAGCAACGCGAGCATCGTTGCGCAATTGGGTGCCACCGGTTTCTACGACATGCCGCTGACCTGGATGGAAGACTTCCTGCAGCAGTCACAGGCCCTGACCGTGGAACAGGTGAAAACCGCGATGAACAAACACCTGGATGCCGATAAACTGGTGATCGTCACGGCTGGCCCCAAGGTTGCGCAGCAACCCTTGCCGGCCCCAACGGACAAACCCTCCGAGCAACCGCTCGGCGTACCGGAGCACTGA
- the rsmD gene encoding 16S rRNA (guanine(966)-N(2))-methyltransferase RsmD: MASVKPKQPHGGQGHLRIIGGQWRSRKLSFPEAPGLRPTPDRVRETLFNWLAAHIEGAKVLDAFSGSGALYLEALSRGASMALALDANAAAISSLRHNLDLLNCATGQLLQSDALKYLDTQTPSPFDLVFLDPPFHQNLLPATCTLLEDKGWLAERAWIYTESETPPSALQMPAAWRLHREKKAGQVYYSLWQRG, from the coding sequence ATGGCCAGCGTCAAACCCAAGCAACCCCACGGTGGCCAAGGCCACCTGCGCATCATCGGTGGCCAATGGCGCAGCCGCAAACTGAGCTTCCCGGAAGCACCAGGCCTGCGCCCTACCCCTGATCGGGTACGCGAAACGCTGTTCAACTGGCTGGCCGCGCATATCGAGGGTGCCAAGGTGCTGGATGCCTTCAGCGGCAGCGGTGCCCTGTACCTCGAAGCGCTGTCGCGTGGCGCCAGCATGGCACTGGCACTGGATGCCAATGCCGCCGCCATTTCCAGCCTTCGGCACAATCTGGATCTGCTCAACTGCGCGACGGGCCAACTGCTGCAAAGCGATGCGCTGAAGTACCTGGACACCCAGACACCCAGCCCATTCGACCTGGTGTTCCTTGATCCACCCTTCCATCAGAACCTGCTGCCTGCAACCTGCACGCTGCTGGAAGATAAAGGCTGGCTGGCCGAGCGTGCCTGGATCTACACCGAGAGCGAGACACCGCCTTCGGCGTTGCAGATGCCGGCCGCGTGGCGCCTGCACCGCGAGAAGAAAGCCGGGCAGGTCTACTACTCCCTGTGGCAGCGCGGCTGA
- a CDS encoding hydrolase, which translates to MNAVHPSFRPALGLGNPHLQTLWGPLWRKQPALPRERERLWLADGDFVDLDWHGPHTPHAPLVVVLHGLTGSSNSPYVAGLQRQLGEYGCASVAVNWRGCSGEPNLLAQSYHSGASEDLQHVLDHLGAQRPQAPLFAVGYSLGGNILLKHLGESGASSPLQAAVAVSVPFRLDQCADRMTQGFSKVYQAHFMRAMLGYLTDKRSRFQHEGQHEGLAALEALGSLQGIKTFWDFDGQVTAPLHGFKDAQDYYRRSSSRYYLGGVAKPTLIIQAQDDPFVFPHSLPTADEMSPCIEFELHARGGHVGFVDGNLRQPSYYLERRIPQWLNQWIDFTPPSAQVAADR; encoded by the coding sequence TTGAACGCTGTGCATCCTTCCTTCCGCCCGGCTCTGGGGCTGGGCAATCCCCACCTGCAAACGCTGTGGGGGCCGTTGTGGCGCAAGCAGCCAGCGCTACCGCGCGAGCGTGAACGCCTATGGCTTGCGGACGGTGATTTCGTCGACCTCGACTGGCACGGCCCCCACACACCCCACGCCCCGTTGGTGGTGGTATTGCACGGGCTGACCGGATCATCCAACTCGCCCTACGTCGCCGGCCTGCAAAGGCAATTGGGCGAGTACGGGTGTGCAAGCGTGGCGGTCAACTGGCGCGGCTGTTCCGGCGAGCCCAACCTGCTCGCGCAAAGCTACCATTCGGGCGCCAGCGAAGACCTCCAGCACGTACTCGACCACCTGGGCGCACAGAGGCCCCAGGCGCCGCTGTTCGCCGTAGGCTACTCACTGGGCGGCAACATTCTGCTCAAGCATCTGGGTGAAAGCGGCGCGAGCAGCCCTTTGCAGGCAGCCGTGGCGGTATCGGTGCCGTTTCGCCTGGACCAGTGCGCCGACCGCATGACCCAAGGTTTTTCCAAGGTGTACCAAGCCCATTTCATGCGCGCCATGCTCGGTTATTTGACCGACAAGCGCAGTCGCTTCCAGCATGAAGGGCAGCACGAAGGGCTGGCGGCGCTGGAAGCACTGGGCTCGCTGCAGGGCATCAAGACCTTTTGGGACTTCGACGGCCAGGTCACCGCGCCACTGCACGGCTTCAAGGATGCCCAGGACTACTACCGCCGTTCTTCGAGTCGGTACTACCTGGGTGGCGTTGCCAAACCCACGCTGATCATCCAGGCGCAGGATGATCCGTTCGTGTTTCCCCACAGCCTGCCGACTGCCGACGAGATGTCGCCTTGCATCGAATTCGAGCTGCATGCCCGGGGCGGCCATGTCGGCTTCGTCGATGGCAACCTGCGCCAGCCGAGCTACTACCTCGAACGGCGCATACCGCAGTGGCTGAACCAGTGGATCGACTTCACGCCCCCTTCTGCACAGGTCGCTGCGGATCGGTGA
- a CDS encoding sulfurtransferase, which translates to MPLAQLISPQALAEHIDAPGWVLLDCRYSLEDADYGQRSYAEGHIAGAHFADLGRDLSAPVIKGVTGRHPLPEPAQLQERLQRWGIAADSQIVLYDDGPGAYAARAWWLLAWLGKRDGVFLLDGGLAAWHAAGLPLSLDAASAEPGDFVGTPDDTRVVDAAHLQARLHDPQLTLLDARALPRFLGEVEPIDPVAGHIPGAQCAAFTENLGPDGRFLPAEQLRARFDAQFHGRPVEQAVAYCGSGVTACHNLFAMALAGYPLATLYPGSWSDWITDPQRPVQKGA; encoded by the coding sequence ATGCCCCTCGCGCAACTGATCAGCCCGCAAGCGCTCGCCGAACACATCGATGCCCCCGGATGGGTCCTGCTGGACTGCCGCTACAGCCTTGAAGACGCCGACTATGGTCAGCGCAGCTATGCCGAAGGCCATATCGCCGGCGCCCATTTTGCCGACCTGGGCCGCGACCTCAGTGCCCCTGTGATCAAGGGCGTGACCGGCCGCCATCCGCTGCCCGAGCCTGCACAGTTGCAGGAGAGGCTACAGCGTTGGGGCATCGCTGCGGACAGCCAGATCGTTCTCTATGACGACGGGCCAGGTGCTTATGCGGCACGTGCGTGGTGGCTGCTGGCCTGGCTGGGTAAGCGCGATGGCGTGTTTCTGCTCGACGGCGGCCTGGCAGCCTGGCACGCCGCCGGGCTGCCCTTGAGCCTGGATGCGGCGTCTGCCGAACCTGGCGATTTCGTCGGCACACCCGATGACACGCGTGTGGTCGATGCGGCTCATTTGCAGGCTCGCCTGCACGATCCGCAGTTGACCCTGCTGGATGCACGCGCGCTGCCGAGGTTTCTTGGCGAAGTCGAACCCATCGACCCTGTCGCCGGGCATATTCCAGGGGCGCAGTGCGCGGCCTTCACCGAGAATCTTGGGCCCGATGGGCGCTTCCTGCCGGCGGAACAATTGCGCGCACGCTTTGACGCTCAGTTCCACGGCCGGCCTGTGGAGCAGGCGGTCGCTTACTGCGGCTCGGGTGTCACTGCGTGCCATAACCTGTTCGCCATGGCCTTGGCTGGCTACCCGCTGGCAACGCTGTACCCAGGCTCCTGGAGCGACTGGATCACCGATCCGCAGCGACCTGTGCAGAAGGGGGCGTGA
- the coaD gene encoding pantetheine-phosphate adenylyltransferase has translation MNRVLYPGTFDPITKGHGDLVERASRLFDHVIIAVAASPKKNPLFALEQRVELAREVTRHLPNVEVVGFSTLLAHFAKEQNANVLLRGLRAVSDFEYEFQLANMNRQLAPDVESLFLTPSERYSFISSTLVREIAALGGDITKFVHPAVAEALTLRFSKK, from the coding sequence ATGAACCGAGTGTTGTACCCAGGTACCTTCGACCCTATCACCAAGGGTCATGGTGATCTGGTCGAACGCGCCTCGCGCCTGTTCGATCACGTGATCATCGCGGTCGCCGCGAGTCCCAAGAAGAATCCCCTGTTCGCGCTCGAGCAACGTGTGGAGTTGGCCCGCGAAGTGACGCGGCACCTGCCCAATGTCGAAGTCGTCGGGTTCTCGACGCTGCTCGCGCATTTCGCCAAGGAGCAGAACGCCAACGTGCTGCTGCGTGGCCTGCGGGCAGTGTCCGATTTCGAATACGAGTTCCAGCTGGCCAACATGAACCGGCAACTGGCGCCGGATGTGGAAAGCCTGTTTCTCACGCCTTCGGAGCGCTATTCCTTCATCTCGTCGACCCTGGTACGAGAAATCGCGGCCCTGGGCGGAGACATCACCAAATTCGTCCACCCCGCCGTGGCCGAAGCCCTGACCCTGCGCTTCAGCAAGAAGTAG